A genomic window from Candidatus Ancaeobacter aquaticus includes:
- a CDS encoding AI-2E family transporter, translating into MRMINRSNILNIFFFIILILLLVITFFMFKPFFNSVMWAIILTLVFFPVHKWLTKVLRGRNTLSALIMTLIALVIVIIPCFLFFLTLITQGIEFYSHASQYIRGPEFSDLIAAYQDQGKMQIIQDKLTPLGISIQNVRDFLLNSINIVGNFLFSQTKAMIINVFAFFVTVLFTIFTFFFLLRDGEKTFAELKEILPLKTEDKDYIFKTLYNTTRGVVLGMAASGILVGGALIIGYSIVGVPYAFFWGILSIILAFLPIIGPGLIYVPLSLYSMAYIGFGKGLFLLMYGLVWGNLVDYLIRPYFISETAKIPILLLFFAVLGGLHFFGIIGVFLGPLLIATLLSFIRIYRKEFVAEEK; encoded by the coding sequence ATGCGCATGATAAATCGGTCGAATATATTAAATATCTTTTTCTTTATTATTCTCATCCTGCTTCTTGTTATAACATTCTTTATGTTCAAACCGTTTTTTAATTCGGTTATGTGGGCAATTATACTGACTCTTGTTTTCTTCCCTGTTCACAAATGGCTCACCAAAGTGTTACGCGGCAGAAATACGTTATCAGCACTTATTATGACCTTGATAGCGCTTGTGATCGTAATCATACCCTGTTTCCTCTTCTTTCTGACACTGATCACACAAGGTATCGAGTTTTATTCGCATGCCAGTCAATACATCAGAGGACCAGAGTTCAGCGATCTAATAGCAGCCTATCAAGACCAGGGTAAAATGCAGATAATTCAGGACAAACTTACCCCACTCGGTATCTCCATACAAAATGTCAGAGATTTCCTCTTGAACAGCATTAATATCGTTGGAAACTTTCTCTTTTCTCAAACAAAAGCTATGATCATTAATGTCTTTGCATTTTTCGTAACAGTGCTGTTTACCATTTTTACATTCTTTTTCTTGCTTCGTGACGGCGAAAAAACATTTGCAGAATTAAAAGAAATATTACCACTCAAAACCGAAGATAAAGACTATATTTTTAAAACGCTCTACAACACAACACGCGGCGTTGTGCTCGGCATGGCTGCAAGCGGTATACTGGTCGGTGGAGCTTTGATCATCGGATACTCTATTGTCGGTGTTCCCTACGCGTTTTTCTGGGGAATACTTTCAATCATACTTGCGTTTCTTCCCATAATTGGACCCGGCCTTATCTATGTACCTCTTTCACTATACTCAATGGCATATATTGGTTTTGGGAAGGGTCTTTTCCTCCTTATGTACGGACTTGTCTGGGGAAATCTTGTCGATTATCTTATCCGCCCCTATTTCATTAGTGAAACAGCGAAAATACCTATTCTTCTTCTGTTTTTTGCTGTTTTAGGAGGACTACATTTCTTTGGAATTATCGGGGTTTTCCTGGGACCGCTGCTTATAGCAACATTGCTTTCATTTATCAGAATATATCGGAAAGAATTTGTCGCTGAAGAAAAATAG
- a CDS encoding FAD-dependent oxidoreductase, producing MSNGDDRYDCIVVGAGPSGLSAAYTIAKAGLKVVVLERGNHAGTKNLFGGILFTSILDKMMPNFWEDAPVERHVVGRRFCYLTKDSQVGVDYRSEKFNEAPYNNSFVVLRTHFDEWLASKVEEAGAEIYPGVIVDDFVYKDGKIDGIKARGEQEGEYDELYADCVIVAEGANSMLAEKAGLRKEKSYMNSHNRATAVKEIIKLPEEVINDRFHLDGREGTAIEYFGEAAPGMLGSGFIYTNKDSISVGVGAEISDLMDKEVALYDMLDSFKEHPAVKNLVRGGEVVEYSTHMIPEDSYDNLPTMFADGVMLVGDSAGLINNSIFHEVTNLAMASGVYAGETVIDAKRRNDYSAQTLSVYKQKLEDSFIMQDMKYMKKFFKLLQKNKDFIGKYPATAVEMMIDLFTVSDMSKKDIRNKLIKKFFQKINVFKFAIDMIKAGWAVL from the coding sequence ATGAGTAATGGTGATGACAGATATGATTGCATTGTTGTGGGCGCTGGTCCTTCAGGGTTATCAGCTGCTTATACAATTGCTAAAGCGGGACTTAAGGTAGTCGTCCTTGAACGTGGAAATCATGCAGGGACAAAGAATTTGTTTGGTGGAATACTATTTACGAGTATTCTTGATAAGATGATGCCAAATTTTTGGGAAGATGCACCTGTTGAACGGCATGTTGTCGGAAGACGTTTTTGCTATCTTACCAAAGATTCGCAAGTAGGTGTTGATTATCGGAGTGAAAAATTCAATGAGGCCCCGTACAACAATTCGTTTGTTGTTTTGCGCACTCATTTTGATGAATGGCTTGCGTCAAAAGTTGAAGAGGCGGGAGCTGAGATCTATCCCGGTGTTATTGTTGACGATTTTGTATATAAAGATGGCAAAATAGATGGCATTAAGGCGCGTGGTGAGCAGGAAGGCGAGTATGATGAGCTCTATGCTGACTGTGTTATTGTCGCGGAAGGTGCTAATTCAATGCTGGCAGAAAAAGCTGGCTTAAGAAAAGAAAAAAGTTACATGAACAGCCATAATCGTGCGACAGCGGTTAAGGAAATCATCAAATTACCGGAAGAGGTTATTAATGATCGGTTTCACCTCGATGGCCGTGAAGGTACGGCGATTGAGTATTTTGGTGAGGCAGCTCCGGGTATGCTTGGTTCAGGGTTTATATACACAAACAAAGATTCGATTTCAGTTGGTGTGGGAGCTGAGATCTCTGATCTTATGGATAAGGAGGTTGCGCTTTATGATATGCTCGATTCCTTTAAGGAACATCCGGCTGTAAAGAACCTCGTTCGTGGTGGAGAAGTCGTCGAATACTCGACACATATGATACCTGAAGACTCGTATGATAATCTACCAACAATGTTTGCTGACGGTGTGATGCTTGTCGGTGACTCTGCGGGTCTTATCAATAACTCAATATTTCATGAAGTGACAAATCTTGCTATGGCATCAGGCGTGTATGCAGGTGAAACAGTCATTGATGCGAAAAGAAGAAATGATTATTCTGCGCAGACACTTTCAGTATACAAACAAAAGCTTGAAGATAGTTTTATTATGCAGGACATGAAATATATGAAAAAGTTCTTTAAGCTCTTACAAAAAAATAAGGACTTTATCGGAAAATATCCGGCAACTGCGGTTGAAATGATGATAGACCTT
- a CDS encoding sulfide/dihydroorotate dehydrogenase-like FAD/NAD-binding protein, translated as MHKIVKKKQLNPEICLVEFEARDLALAANPGQFMILRINETGERFPLTVYDINCERGTVTVVCQAIGVSTKKLCALNEGDSILDVAGPLGNATKVKNIGKVICVGGGVGTAEAYPIAKAMRREGNDVTVIIGSRTKDIIICEQEIREFCDKVYVTTDDGSYGRKGFVTDVLRELLQKDTYEMVFAIGPLIMMKAVSDMTKAKSIKTLVSLNSIMIDGTGMCGGCRIQYNGEVKFTCVDGPEFDGHLVDFDDVVRRQQRYKGKEKNALDHYGKQCRIGLK; from the coding sequence ATGCATAAAATAGTCAAAAAGAAACAATTAAATCCCGAAATATGTCTTGTAGAATTTGAAGCCAGGGATTTAGCTCTAGCCGCAAATCCAGGCCAGTTTATGATACTGCGTATTAACGAGACAGGTGAAAGATTCCCGCTAACCGTATATGACATTAATTGTGAAAGGGGAACAGTAACAGTGGTTTGTCAGGCTATCGGTGTAAGTACCAAGAAACTATGCGCGTTAAACGAAGGGGATTCCATTCTTGATGTGGCCGGTCCTTTGGGGAATGCGACAAAGGTTAAAAACATAGGCAAGGTTATATGCGTAGGCGGCGGAGTGGGAACCGCGGAGGCCTACCCTATAGCCAAAGCCATGCGGCGTGAGGGAAATGATGTTACGGTTATAATCGGTTCCAGGACCAAAGATATTATCATATGCGAACAGGAAATAAGGGAGTTTTGCGATAAGGTTTATGTGACAACAGATGATGGATCTTATGGTCGAAAGGGATTTGTTACCGATGTTTTGAGAGAACTTTTACAAAAAGACACTTATGAGATGGTTTTTGCTATTGGTCCTCTTATTATGATGAAGGCGGTATCTGATATGACAAAAGCAAAATCAATAAAGACCCTTGTATCGTTGAATTCAATTATGATAGATGGTACCGGCATGTGCGGTGGATGCAGGATCCAATATAATGGAGAAGTAAAATTTACCTGTGTTGATGGTCCTGAATTTGATGGACACCTTGTGGATTTTGATGATGTTGTGCGCAGACAGCAAAGGTACAAGGGTAAGGAAAAAAATGCCCTAGATCACTATGGAAAGCAATGTCGGATCGGTTTAAAATAA
- the gltA gene encoding NADPH-dependent glutamate synthase — MREQDSKERIKNFNEVPYGYNEDEAVTEASRCLQCKNPPCVNGCPAEIDIPAFIKAISERHFDDAILIIKKTNNLPAVCGRVCPQEDQCEKLCVLARKDTPINIGNLERFAADWEFKNKSQRGNISAQKDLKEKKVAIIGAGPAGLTCAADLAKMGYSVTIFEALHKPGGVLTYGIPEFRLPKDIVMKEVEEIKKLGVDIKYNYVIGKIKTIDKLREEGFGAFFISTGAGLPYFMGLEGESLNGVYSANEFLTRVNLMKAYKFPEYDTPINIGKKVAVVGAGNVAMDSARCALRLGAEKVYIVYRRTEDEMPARIDEIHHAKEEGIEFHLLTNPIKIIGDKNGDVKKLICIKNKLGEPDESGRRRPVPIEGAEFEMDMDIVIIAIGNGPNPILLDTINGLKLTRKGTIEANNTGQTNIEDIFAGGDIVTGSATVISAMGAGKNSARAIDQYLKR; from the coding sequence ATGAGAGAGCAAGACTCAAAAGAACGTATAAAGAATTTTAATGAGGTGCCTTACGGTTATAATGAAGATGAGGCTGTAACGGAAGCTTCGAGATGTTTGCAGTGTAAAAATCCCCCATGTGTTAATGGATGCCCTGCCGAGATCGATATTCCCGCATTTATTAAAGCTATAAGTGAAAGACATTTTGATGACGCTATTTTGATAATAAAAAAGACAAATAATCTACCGGCAGTGTGCGGCAGGGTTTGTCCCCAGGAAGATCAGTGTGAGAAACTGTGTGTTCTTGCAAGAAAAGATACTCCCATTAATATCGGAAATCTTGAAAGATTTGCCGCTGACTGGGAATTTAAAAACAAATCTCAAAGAGGAAACATTTCCGCACAAAAAGACCTCAAAGAAAAAAAAGTTGCTATTATCGGAGCGGGGCCTGCAGGTTTAACCTGTGCCGCGGATCTTGCGAAAATGGGCTATAGCGTAACTATATTTGAGGCTCTTCATAAACCAGGAGGTGTACTTACCTACGGTATTCCTGAATTCCGCCTTCCTAAAGATATTGTTATGAAAGAAGTCGAGGAAATCAAAAAGCTCGGTGTTGATATAAAATACAACTATGTTATCGGTAAGATTAAAACCATAGATAAACTGCGAGAAGAAGGGTTTGGGGCGTTTTTTATATCTACAGGAGCAGGTTTGCCGTATTTTATGGGTTTAGAGGGAGAGAGCCTTAACGGGGTATATTCTGCCAACGAATTTCTTACGCGAGTAAATCTGATGAAGGCCTATAAATTTCCGGAATACGATACACCTATAAATATCGGTAAGAAGGTTGCTGTTGTTGGTGCCGGAAACGTGGCAATGGATTCGGCTAGGTGTGCTTTAAGGCTTGGTGCAGAAAAAGTATATATTGTTTACAGACGTACGGAAGATGAAATGCCCGCAAGAATAGATGAAATACATCACGCCAAAGAAGAAGGCATTGAATTTCACCTGCTTACAAATCCGATTAAAATAATCGGCGATAAAAACGGCGATGTAAAAAAGCTTATTTGTATTAAAAACAAACTTGGCGAACCGGATGAGAGTGGTAGACGGCGTCCTGTGCCCATAGAAGGCGCTGAATTTGAAATGGATATGGATATTGTAATAATAGCAATAGGTAATGGGCCGAATCCGATTTTGTTAGATACTATCAATGGTCTTAAACTAACGCGAAAAGGAACCATTGAAGCGAATAATACAGGGCAGACCAATATTGAAGATATTTTTGCTGGCGGGGATATTGTCACAGGTTCTGCTACTGTTATATCCGCAATGGGGGCAGGAAAAAATAGCGCTAGGGCTATTGATCAATATTTAAAAAGGTAA
- a CDS encoding ferritin family protein, with protein sequence MEDWKTIDEETNPLDALKIALEMEKKVFEFYKKAMEIAKYPGTREMFKFLMDEEVKHKSIIEEEINKDFYSEM encoded by the coding sequence ATGGAAGATTGGAAAACAATAGACGAAGAGACCAATCCTTTAGATGCACTGAAAATTGCATTAGAAATGGAAAAAAAAGTATTCGAGTTCTATAAGAAAGCAATGGAAATAGCAAAATATCCAGGGACTCGTGAGATGTTTAAGTTTCTCATGGATGAGGAAGTAAAGCATAAGAGTATAATCGAAGAAGAGATTAATAAAGATTTCTATAGTGAAATGTAA
- a CDS encoding FAD-dependent oxidoreductase, whose product MSKILIIGNSVAGTYAAKTINDIDNTQEITILSCESYPFYSRPRLPEFLADKIPLEKLYIFSPEFYEKRGINLQLNTQVTSIDAVSHTVTTQDGVSYSYDTLLLANGSSASLPPIEGISQDWVFSLRTIDDVLRIKEYAQGKKEVIVIGGGLLGLEAANGLRQLGLNVRVVEFFDRLLPRQIDQEGSDILKSVFEEIGFCFELGAVTQKVTEVDGVKKVILKDGKTFSADFVLVSAGIKPNIDLAESAGLAVNKGIVVDDFMKTSDKDIYAAGDVAEHANRIYGIWPAADEQGKAAGENIEEKEKKYTGTVLSTKLKVLGIDMASLGDISAEGVSEYKRVDASSRLYQKLFVKDDCIIGAILVGDVKKAFSLQAYIKDKVNIKGYEERILMPDFDLRG is encoded by the coding sequence ATGAGTAAGATTCTTATTATTGGAAATAGTGTTGCAGGAACATATGCTGCGAAAACTATTAATGACATTGATAACACTCAAGAGATAACAATTTTGTCTTGTGAATCATATCCGTTTTATTCACGTCCCCGGTTACCGGAATTTCTTGCCGATAAAATCCCTCTTGAGAAATTATATATTTTTTCACCGGAATTTTATGAAAAACGGGGAATTAATCTCCAGCTAAACACACAAGTAACATCAATCGATGCCGTCTCGCATACGGTTACCACCCAAGACGGTGTATCATACTCTTATGATACGCTATTACTTGCCAATGGCAGCTCTGCGTCTCTTCCTCCGATTGAGGGGATTAGTCAGGACTGGGTATTTTCACTGAGGACTATTGATGATGTGCTCCGAATAAAAGAATATGCCCAAGGGAAAAAGGAAGTCATTGTTATTGGCGGAGGCCTTTTAGGGCTTGAAGCGGCAAACGGGTTGAGGCAGCTTGGCCTTAATGTACGGGTTGTTGAGTTTTTTGACCGACTTCTCCCTCGCCAGATTGATCAGGAAGGTTCAGATATTCTTAAATCTGTATTTGAAGAAATAGGATTTTGTTTTGAATTAGGTGCTGTTACTCAGAAGGTGACAGAAGTTGATGGTGTTAAAAAAGTTATATTAAAAGACGGAAAAACATTTAGTGCAGACTTTGTCCTAGTATCAGCAGGCATAAAGCCAAATATCGATTTGGCCGAGTCTGCAGGTCTTGCTGTTAATAAAGGCATAGTCGTTGATGATTTTATGAAAACCTCAGATAAAGATATTTATGCAGCGGGTGATGTTGCTGAGCATGCCAATAGAATATATGGGATATGGCCGGCAGCTGATGAGCAAGGAAAGGCCGCGGGTGAGAATATTGAGGAAAAAGAAAAAAAGTATACCGGAACGGTCCTTTCAACAAAGCTTAAAGTGCTCGGGATCGATATGGCCTCTCTCGGAGATATTTCAGCGGAGGGTGTCTCAGAGTATAAGCGGGTAGATGCAAGCAGTCGCTTGTATCAGAAACTATTTGTAAAAGATGACTGTATTATCGGTGCAATACTGGTTGGTGATGTAAAAAAAGCATTTTCTTTGCAGGCATACATTAAAGATAAAGTGAATATAAAAGGGTATGAAGAGCGTATTCTTATGCCTGATTTTGATTTAAGGGGTTGA
- the gdhA gene encoding NADP-specific glutamate dehydrogenase has product MANANSYIAKVTEIVKKRNPGEREFYQAVTEVFESLAPVLENNKKYEDASILERIVEPERQIVFRVPWQDDLGGIHVNRGFRFEFNSALGPYKGGLRFHPTVNASVLKFLGFEQVFKNSLTTLPMGGGKGGSDFDPKGRSDNEVMRFCQSFMTELQRHIGPDTDVPAGDIGVGGREIGFMFGQYRRIRNEFTGVLTGKALNWGGSLIRPEATGYGVVYFAEEMLKTRDHTFKGKTVVVSGSGNVAQYTVEKVNQLGGKVVTLSDSSGTIYDPDGINEEKLAFVMELKNIKRGRIKEYADKYGCEYKKNEKPWSVKCDCALPSATQNEIDGKDAQTLIDNGCYLISEGANMPSTPEAIELYLKKKILYGPGKAANAGGVATSGLEMSQNSQRLAWSREEVDQKLNAIMIDIHKQCVKTAEKYGQPGNCVMGANIAGFVKVADSMLDQGVI; this is encoded by the coding sequence ATGGCAAATGCAAATAGTTACATAGCAAAAGTAACAGAGATCGTTAAAAAACGTAATCCGGGCGAAAGAGAATTTTATCAAGCGGTGACGGAAGTTTTTGAGTCGCTTGCTCCGGTATTGGAAAATAATAAGAAATATGAAGATGCGTCTATACTAGAACGTATTGTTGAGCCGGAAAGGCAAATCGTGTTTCGTGTGCCCTGGCAGGATGATTTGGGTGGTATTCATGTTAACCGTGGATTCCGGTTCGAATTTAACAGCGCTCTTGGCCCGTACAAAGGCGGATTGCGTTTTCATCCGACAGTCAATGCGAGTGTGCTGAAATTTCTTGGGTTTGAGCAAGTTTTTAAAAACAGTCTGACTACGCTTCCGATGGGCGGGGGTAAGGGAGGATCAGATTTTGATCCCAAAGGCAGGTCGGATAATGAAGTGATGCGATTTTGTCAGTCTTTTATGACTGAGCTTCAGCGTCATATCGGTCCTGATACAGATGTGCCTGCCGGTGATATAGGAGTAGGTGGCCGTGAAATTGGTTTTATGTTCGGACAGTATCGGCGTATTCGTAACGAGTTTACAGGTGTCCTGACAGGTAAGGCACTGAATTGGGGTGGTTCATTGATTCGTCCGGAAGCAACCGGCTATGGGGTGGTTTATTTTGCCGAAGAGATGCTTAAAACACGTGATCATACGTTTAAGGGTAAGACCGTTGTCGTTTCTGGCTCTGGGAATGTCGCCCAGTACACTGTTGAAAAAGTTAACCAACTAGGAGGTAAGGTTGTTACTCTGTCGGATTCTAGCGGAACCATTTACGATCCGGATGGGATAAACGAAGAAAAACTTGCTTTTGTTATGGAGTTAAAGAACATCAAACGTGGCCGCATTAAGGAATACGCGGACAAGTATGGTTGCGAGTACAAGAAAAATGAAAAACCCTGGAGTGTTAAATGTGATTGTGCCTTACCGAGCGCCACGCAAAATGAGATCGATGGTAAAGATGCCCAGACTTTGATTGATAACGGTTGTTATCTAATCAGTGAAGGCGCGAACATGCCGTCAACTCCAGAAGCGATTGAATTGTATCTCAAGAAAAAAATCCTTTATGGTCCAGGTAAGGCGGCTAACGCTGGGGGCGTTGCTACTTCCGGCCTTGAAATGAGTCAAAATTCTCAGCGTCTTGCCTGGTCACGTGAAGAGGTTGATCAGAAACTAAACGCCATCATGATCGATATTCATAAACAGTGTGTAAAGACGGCTGAAAAATATGGCCAGCCGGGCAATTGTGTTATGGGCGCTAACATCGCTGGTTTTGTAAAAGTTGCGGATTCTATGCTGGATCAAGGGGTAATTTAG
- a CDS encoding DUF6132 family protein, protein MVKIIIGVVLGGLIGFAIGYFGKCASGTCPLTSNPIVSTIIGVVVGLIITIGK, encoded by the coding sequence ATGGTTAAAATAATAATTGGTGTTGTTTTAGGTGGGCTTATCGGGTTTGCTATCGGTTATTTCGGTAAGTGTGCAAGCGGCACCTGTCCTCTTACAAGTAATCCTATCGTAAGTACAATAATCGGTGTTGTTGTTGGTTTAATAATCACTATCGGAAAATAA
- a CDS encoding Spy/CpxP family protein refolding chaperone, whose protein sequence is MKRVMSIALASAFLFGVLGMSSVYADGGHGKDGKKCEMMKKIQMMFYNKKELGLDDKQIEKLKDIKHDSMKEKIKATADMDILKVDMKSLMHADTLDADKLKSLVSKKYDIKKDLMIKSIDAYAKALNVLTPEQKKIYKDLCHESWKAKIGHWFGCKKCGGHGEKGGRYKK, encoded by the coding sequence ATGAAAAGAGTAATGAGTATTGCGTTAGCGTCAGCGTTTTTGTTTGGTGTGTTGGGCATGAGTAGTGTATATGCCGATGGCGGCCATGGAAAAGACGGGAAGAAATGTGAAATGATGAAAAAGATCCAGATGATGTTCTATAACAAAAAAGAACTCGGTCTTGATGATAAGCAAATTGAGAAACTGAAAGATATCAAGCACGACAGTATGAAAGAAAAGATCAAGGCAACAGCTGATATGGACATATTGAAAGTCGATATGAAGTCATTGATGCATGCTGATACGCTTGATGCAGATAAGCTCAAATCGCTTGTTTCAAAGAAATATGACATCAAAAAAGATCTAATGATTAAATCTATTGATGCATATGCAAAGGCACTTAATGTGTTAACCCCAGAACAGAAAAAAATCTACAAAGACCTTTGCCATGAGTCATGGAAAGCAAAAATCGGGCATTGGTTCGGTTGTAAAAAATGCGGTGGACACGGTGAAAAAGGCGGCAGATACAAAAAGTAA
- the metW gene encoding methionine biosynthesis protein MetW has product MLRKEFDFIASIVSPGARVLDLGCGDGTLLEKLVKEKDVIAQGVEISETLVHECIMKDLSVLHFDIDQGLIDYRDNSFDYVVINQTLQAVNNPKLVIDDALRVGRNVIIGFPNFAFWSIRWNLAINGRIHNTPGFPYKWYDKANIHTLTVRDFIVYCKEEHINISHKFFVSRASFLSNLFSSLFSEVAIFCISKKTQ; this is encoded by the coding sequence ATGTTAAGAAAAGAGTTTGATTTTATAGCAAGCATAGTTTCTCCTGGTGCTCGGGTCTTAGATCTCGGGTGTGGGGACGGAACGCTATTAGAAAAACTTGTCAAAGAAAAGGACGTTATTGCTCAGGGTGTTGAAATTTCTGAGACACTTGTTCACGAGTGTATTATGAAAGATCTCTCAGTGCTGCATTTTGATATTGATCAAGGTCTTATTGATTATAGGGATAATAGCTTTGATTATGTTGTTATTAATCAGACTCTTCAGGCTGTTAATAATCCGAAGCTGGTTATTGATGATGCGCTTAGGGTTGGACGAAATGTTATTATAGGATTTCCAAATTTTGCCTTTTGGTCAATACGGTGGAATCTAGCTATTAATGGCCGCATACATAATACGCCCGGTTTTCCTTATAAGTGGTACGATAAAGCTAATATTCATACATTAACGGTCAGAGACTTTATTGTGTACTGTAAGGAAGAGCATATCAATATATCTCACAAGTTTTTTGTCAGCAGGGCATCGTTTTTGAGTAATCTATTTTCAAGCCTATTTTCTGAAGTAGCCATCTTCTGTATATCCAAAAAAACTCAATAA
- a CDS encoding DUF1571 domain-containing protein: MVEGKLRRQLVYLMSTLFLCGSIVLQPPAVTANDTTVENYDALEILLNMQESYNNIDGYTAVLVKGEPLTSKSKTPQKIFLKFRKPFHVYMKWIESPHNGREILYRKGEDNDNIFAKPAGFLGAILRLVKLPSDYKSGGSKYTIQDVGIGRLIEKVLHVTLEAKETNDVYLSCKGITVRNGRDVYEIERVISQENKQANKRLVLYIDKETYLPVEAYVYNGEGKLTEFCMYTDLKINPGLVDNDFNVDNKKYGFRYL; the protein is encoded by the coding sequence ATGGTTGAGGGAAAATTGAGGAGGCAGTTGGTTTACCTTATGAGCACGCTTTTTTTATGTGGGAGTATAGTATTGCAGCCGCCTGCGGTAACAGCAAACGATACAACAGTGGAAAATTATGATGCGTTAGAAATTCTTTTAAACATGCAGGAAAGTTATAACAATATTGATGGATATACGGCGGTATTAGTGAAAGGTGAGCCGCTTACAAGTAAGTCTAAGACACCCCAGAAAATATTTTTGAAGTTCAGAAAACCGTTTCATGTATATATGAAATGGATAGAAAGTCCGCATAATGGTCGTGAGATATTGTATCGTAAAGGAGAAGACAACGATAATATCTTTGCAAAACCAGCGGGATTTTTGGGTGCGATACTGAGACTTGTGAAGTTGCCCAGTGACTATAAAAGCGGCGGCTCAAAATATACCATACAGGATGTTGGTATCGGTCGGCTCATCGAAAAGGTGCTCCATGTAACCTTAGAGGCAAAAGAAACTAATGATGTGTATCTAAGCTGTAAGGGGATCACGGTAAGAAACGGCAGAGACGTATACGAGATCGAGCGGGTGATCTCTCAGGAAAATAAGCAGGCGAACAAGCGACTTGTGCTCTACATAGATAAAGAGACCTATTTACCTGTTGAAGCGTATGTGTATAACGGAGAGGGTAAATTAACTGAGTTCTGTATGTATACGGATTTGAAGATCAATCCTGGATTGGTTGACAATGATTTTAATGTGGATAACAAGAAGTATGGTTTTAGGTATCTTTAA
- a CDS encoding homoserine O-acetyltransferase, which translates to MSQESSGVVKQHQFTFAQAPAEMILESGQKLGSIKLIYETYGELSPEKDNAILVFHALSGDAHVSGKHHEDDKKVGWWDSMVGPGKAYDTNKYFIICANVIGGCKGSTGPSSINPETGKPYGLSFPFITLKDMVRAQKPLIDYLGVKQLLAVTGGSMGGMLALEWSTLYPETVKSCITYATAAYQTPQNIALHEVGRKAIFNDPEWFDGDYYGKGFPSHGLAVARMIGHISYLSDITMREKFGRKLQGKDKYSYNFSPEFQVESYLHHQGDAFTKRFDANSYVYITRAIDYFDLADGAPSLRERFAQSTNVKYLLMSFSSDWLYTPYQSEEIVRALKANSIDVTYYNINTTYGHDAFLIDNKKLNPIVSTFLSHRAKKKKRL; encoded by the coding sequence ATGAGTCAAGAATCATCTGGAGTCGTAAAGCAACATCAATTTACATTTGCGCAAGCTCCTGCAGAAATGATTTTGGAGTCCGGTCAGAAGTTAGGATCTATTAAGCTGATATATGAGACATACGGTGAATTGTCACCGGAGAAAGATAATGCAATACTCGTATTTCATGCTCTTTCGGGTGATGCGCATGTTTCCGGTAAGCACCACGAGGACGATAAGAAAGTTGGTTGGTGGGATAGTATGGTGGGGCCAGGCAAGGCGTACGATACAAATAAATATTTTATTATTTGTGCTAACGTTATTGGCGGATGTAAAGGGTCTACAGGACCAAGCTCCATTAACCCTGAGACGGGAAAGCCTTACGGTCTTTCTTTTCCCTTTATTACTCTTAAAGATATGGTGCGTGCTCAAAAACCCCTTATTGATTATCTTGGAGTAAAACAACTTTTAGCAGTTACCGGTGGGTCAATGGGCGGTATGTTGGCTCTTGAGTGGTCTACTTTGTATCCGGAAACAGTGAAATCATGTATAACATATGCGACAGCCGCGTACCAGACGCCTCAAAATATAGCGTTACATGAAGTGGGAAGAAAAGCGATATTTAATGATCCCGAGTGGTTTGACGGTGATTATTATGGAAAAGGCTTTCCCTCGCATGGTTTAGCTGTTGCGCGTATGATCGGGCATATTAGTTATCTTTCCGATATTACGATGAGGGAGAAGTTCGGAAGAAAATTGCAGGGTAAAGATAAATATAGTTATAATTTTTCACCTGAATTTCAGGTCGAAAGTTATTTGCATCACCAGGGTGATGCCTTCACAAAACGGTTTGATGCAAATAGCTATGTGTATATTACTCGTGCAATCGATTACTTTGATCTGGCAGACGGGGCTCCATCATTGCGTGAGCGGTTTGCGCAGTCTACAAATGTAAAATATCTTTTAATGTCTTTCAGTTCAGATTGGTTGTATACGCCATATCAAAGCGAAGAAATTGTTCGTGCCTTGAAAGCAAATAGTATTGATGTTACGTACTATAATATTAATACGACGTATGGGCATGACGCATTCTTAATTGATAATAAAAAGTTAAATCCGATAGTAAGTACTTTTTTGTCTCATAGGGCAAAAAAGAAAAAACGCCTATAG